From a region of the Georgenia yuyongxinii genome:
- a CDS encoding dihydrodipicolinate synthase family protein, whose protein sequence is MPSSETQSVLTDPTATAASRSDLITAVPTPFLADGSLNVPGTKRLFTALAARDIDGAFVAGTTGEFTTLEDDERLAVLEAGLEAFGAERAYLHVGAAHTRHAVKLTRAAVALGARKLAAITPYYFPAPLDAVVDYFRQVVDAAGGAAVYAYLFTARTWTVFPHDALGRLAEVGVTGVKISGESDESVSAYLANAPAGFEVLSGNDIAYGELVAAGGQGIISGVSSVFPQPFLNLRGALRAGDADGVSAAKEDVARAVGLVRAGSLTHLKAGLELQGLPAGPVRAGVEPISDDDRAAIARELERWNK, encoded by the coding sequence GTGCCCTCGTCCGAGACCCAGTCCGTGCTCACCGACCCGACGGCGACCGCCGCCTCGCGCAGCGACCTCATCACCGCCGTCCCGACCCCGTTCCTCGCGGACGGGTCGCTGAACGTGCCGGGCACGAAGCGCCTCTTCACCGCCCTCGCCGCCCGTGACATCGATGGCGCGTTCGTCGCCGGCACCACCGGCGAGTTCACCACCCTCGAGGACGACGAGCGCCTCGCCGTCCTGGAGGCCGGGCTCGAGGCCTTCGGCGCCGAGCGGGCCTACCTGCACGTCGGCGCCGCGCACACCCGGCACGCCGTCAAGCTGACCCGGGCCGCCGTCGCCCTTGGCGCCCGCAAGCTCGCCGCGATCACCCCGTACTACTTCCCCGCGCCGCTGGACGCCGTCGTGGACTACTTCCGCCAGGTGGTCGACGCCGCCGGGGGCGCCGCCGTCTACGCCTACCTGTTCACCGCCCGCACCTGGACGGTCTTCCCCCACGACGCGCTGGGTCGCCTCGCCGAGGTCGGCGTGACCGGCGTGAAGATCTCCGGCGAGTCCGACGAGTCGGTCTCCGCCTACCTCGCCAACGCCCCGGCCGGCTTCGAGGTGCTCTCCGGCAACGACATCGCCTACGGCGAGCTCGTCGCGGCCGGTGGCCAGGGCATCATCTCCGGCGTCTCCTCCGTCTTCCCGCAGCCCTTCCTCAACTTGCGCGGTGCCCTGCGGGCCGGCGACGCCGACGGCGTCAGCGCCGCCAAGGAGGACGTGGCCCGCGCCGTCGGGCTCGTCCGCGCCGGCAGTCTCACCCACCTCAAGGCGGGCCTGGAGCTCCAGGGTCTCCCGGCCGGCCCGGTGCGCGCCGGCGTCGAGCCCATCTCCGACGACGACCGCGCCGCCATCGCGCGGGAGCTCGAGCGATGGAACAAGTGA
- a CDS encoding tripartite tricarboxylate transporter TctB family protein has product MEQVTTPPTTGHREPEQAEPALDEKHVAPASRRLELLIAVLAVALAVVVLVLSQGIESRVDSGGLAPSWWPAVLAGSALAISLALLVLALVRAPGEREDLQSGTREGLYRVLISSALSVLFLVAWEPVGFIIACPIYLAGLLATYGLRSRGLVIFPVAVTAVIYVLFDVILRVPL; this is encoded by the coding sequence ATGGAACAAGTGACCACGCCCCCGACGACCGGGCACCGCGAGCCGGAGCAGGCCGAGCCCGCACTCGATGAGAAGCACGTCGCGCCCGCCTCGCGCCGCCTCGAGCTGCTCATCGCGGTGCTGGCGGTGGCGCTCGCCGTCGTCGTCCTGGTGCTCAGCCAGGGCATCGAGTCCCGGGTCGACTCCGGTGGCCTGGCCCCGAGCTGGTGGCCCGCCGTCCTGGCCGGCAGCGCGCTCGCCATCTCCCTGGCGCTGCTCGTCCTCGCGCTGGTCCGGGCCCCGGGCGAGCGTGAGGACCTCCAGTCCGGGACCCGCGAGGGCCTTTACCGGGTGCTCATCAGCTCGGCGCTCTCGGTGCTCTTCCTCGTCGCCTGGGAGCCGGTCGGCTTCATCATCGCGTGCCCGATCTACCTGGCGGGCCTGCTCGCCACGTACGGGCTGCGCAGCCGCGGGCTGGTCATCTTCCCGGTGGCCGTCACCGCCGTCATCTACGTCCTCTTCGACGTCATCCTGAGGGTTCCGCTATGA
- a CDS encoding tripartite tricarboxylate transporter permease, which translates to MSTLLEGLSSFTDPTFLLCMAVGTVLGLLVGFFPGVTMTMAVALASGFTLSLEPEQGLAVMLTIYVAGQFGDRIPSILVNTPGTPASIATTLDGYPMAKNGQAGLALVVSALVTTGALLASMLMFILIARPVATFALKFGPAEMFALVLFGLTIMISIASKSILKGLLAGLFGLIIAVIGRDPITGDARFTFGSNDMSSGLEFIAVIIGLFGIAEVLDQMLTHRATSVRPISSLGRWWPNRQELKEIAKPTAIGTAVGLGVGIVPAAGGDIAGLVGWDRARAASKHPEKFGTGYIGGVAASDSASSATLGGALTTTMALGIPGDSVMAVMIGSMIIWGIQPGPSMFTQHPDMVVLIAAIMIIATIVTGGLSLLRTKGMVKLLDMKPQYLWAIILIFCMVGTYATTNNLFTVATMLVFGFIGLALKRAAIPAGPVVLGLLLGPLAESNLRRALLIGGPESLVGSPISIALLGLTVVVLLSTVRRGRKKRGAKPSVTADQDTVSV; encoded by the coding sequence ATGAGCACACTCCTCGAGGGACTCAGCTCCTTCACCGACCCGACCTTCCTGCTGTGCATGGCTGTCGGCACCGTCCTGGGCCTGCTCGTCGGGTTCTTCCCCGGCGTCACCATGACCATGGCGGTGGCGCTGGCCAGCGGCTTCACCCTCTCGCTCGAGCCCGAGCAGGGCCTGGCCGTGATGCTGACCATCTACGTGGCCGGCCAGTTCGGCGACCGGATCCCGTCGATCCTGGTCAACACCCCGGGCACGCCGGCGTCGATCGCGACCACGCTCGATGGCTACCCGATGGCGAAGAACGGCCAGGCCGGGCTGGCGCTCGTGGTCTCGGCGCTGGTCACCACGGGCGCGCTGCTGGCGAGCATGCTGATGTTCATCCTCATCGCCCGGCCGGTGGCCACGTTCGCCCTGAAGTTCGGGCCCGCCGAGATGTTCGCCCTCGTCCTCTTCGGCCTGACGATCATGATCTCGATCGCCTCGAAGTCGATCCTCAAGGGCCTGCTCGCCGGGCTCTTCGGCCTGATCATCGCGGTCATCGGCCGCGACCCCATCACCGGCGACGCGCGGTTCACCTTCGGCTCCAACGACATGAGCTCCGGGCTGGAGTTCATCGCGGTCATCATCGGCCTGTTCGGCATCGCCGAGGTGCTCGACCAGATGCTCACCCACCGCGCCACCAGCGTGCGGCCCATCTCGAGCCTGGGCCGCTGGTGGCCGAACAGACAAGAGCTCAAGGAAATCGCCAAGCCGACCGCGATCGGCACCGCCGTCGGCCTGGGCGTGGGCATCGTTCCGGCCGCGGGCGGCGACATCGCCGGCCTCGTCGGCTGGGACCGGGCCCGGGCGGCCTCGAAGCACCCGGAGAAGTTCGGCACCGGCTACATCGGCGGCGTCGCGGCCTCGGACAGCGCGTCCAGCGCCACGCTGGGCGGCGCGCTGACCACCACGATGGCGCTGGGTATCCCGGGCGACTCCGTCATGGCCGTGATGATCGGCTCGATGATCATCTGGGGCATCCAGCCCGGCCCGTCGATGTTCACCCAGCACCCGGACATGGTGGTGCTCATCGCGGCGATCATGATCATCGCGACCATCGTCACCGGCGGGCTGAGCCTGCTGCGGACCAAGGGCATGGTCAAGCTGCTCGACATGAAGCCGCAGTACCTGTGGGCGATCATCCTGATCTTCTGCATGGTGGGCACCTACGCCACCACGAACAACCTCTTCACCGTCGCCACGATGTTGGTGTTCGGGTTCATCGGCCTGGCGCTCAAGCGGGCGGCCATCCCGGCCGGCCCGGTGGTGCTGGGCCTGCTGCTCGGTCCGCTCGCGGAGAGCAACCTGCGCCGCGCGCTGCTCATCGGCGGCCCGGAGAGCCTGGTGGGCAGCCCCATCTCGATCGCGCTGCTCGGCCTCACCGTGGTCGTGCTGCTGAGCACGGTGCGTCGCGGCAGGAAGAAGCGTGGCGCGAAGCCGAGCGTGACGGCCGACCAGGACACCGTCTCGGTCTGA
- a CDS encoding ribokinase, with protein sequence MEQSQVVVVGSANADLVLDIDHRPAPGETILASDVVTTPGGKGANQAVAAGKVGGRVAFLGCVGDDDHGRLLRGSLEGAGVDATGLRTVAAPTGTAIISVTPDGENSIMVSPGANRHVTPAMLTGLQDVWASAAVVVLQLEIPMESVAAVAAGATGRVVLNAAPAASLPAEVLAVADPLVVNESEAEFLLAEAGAADGATSPDGEGAPGGDSLAARLLALGPRSVILTLGAAGSVIVERAPDGGARPPVWVPARRVAATDTTGAGDAFVGALAVRLAAGASLTEAVELATAVAAVAVTRRGASTSSPTLVEVEAMFGAVV encoded by the coding sequence ATGGAGCAGTCGCAGGTGGTCGTCGTCGGCTCGGCCAACGCCGACCTCGTGCTCGACATCGATCACCGGCCCGCGCCTGGCGAGACGATCCTCGCCTCCGACGTCGTCACCACTCCCGGCGGGAAGGGCGCCAACCAGGCGGTCGCCGCCGGGAAGGTCGGCGGGCGCGTCGCGTTCCTCGGGTGCGTCGGCGACGACGACCACGGCCGTCTGCTGCGCGGCTCCCTCGAGGGCGCCGGGGTGGACGCGACCGGGCTGCGCACGGTGGCCGCGCCCACCGGGACGGCGATCATCTCGGTGACCCCCGACGGGGAGAACTCGATCATGGTCTCCCCCGGCGCCAACCGGCACGTCACCCCGGCGATGCTGACCGGGCTGCAGGACGTGTGGGCGTCCGCCGCGGTGGTCGTGCTGCAGCTGGAGATCCCGATGGAGAGCGTCGCCGCGGTGGCCGCCGGCGCCACCGGCCGGGTGGTCCTCAACGCGGCCCCGGCCGCTTCCCTGCCCGCCGAGGTCCTCGCCGTCGCCGATCCCCTGGTGGTGAATGAGTCCGAGGCCGAGTTCCTGCTCGCCGAGGCCGGGGCGGCCGACGGCGCGACCTCGCCCGACGGCGAAGGGGCACCCGGCGGCGACTCCCTCGCCGCCCGGCTTCTCGCCCTGGGCCCTCGCTCGGTGATCCTGACCCTCGGCGCGGCCGGCTCTGTGATCGTGGAGCGGGCGCCCGACGGCGGAGCCCGCCCGCCGGTGTGGGTGCCGGCGCGCCGTGTCGCCGCGACCGACACCACGGGCGCGGGCGACGCGTTCGTCGGCGCCCTTGCCGTCCGTCTGGCCGCGGGCGCGTCCCTGACTGAGGCAGTCGAGCTGGCGACCGCCGTCGCAGCCGTCGCGGTCACCCGCCGCGGCGCTTCGACCTCCTCGCCGACTCTCGTGGAGGTCGAAGCGATGTTCGGCGCTGTCGTATGA
- a CDS encoding LLM class flavin-dependent oxidoreductase produces the protein MTTIRPRMGVVLPRDLPSPLVLEYARTAERLGFDELWVVEDLGYRGGLVQATAVLGVTTRIRVGIGILPAAVRNVAFAAMEIATLEQLFPGRTDVGIGHGMPGWLRQAGCWPERPLTFLSEYVTALRALLGGAEAGGVRLDPSAVPAAVPPLLLGVRGPRSLALAGQIADGTILAEPVTPEYTAAALESIAPTGEHSVVTYNIGAVDDDPHAAVEAVRPGLEWIGEADWAPHLAPLPFAEEFAALRARCSTREEFVARMPEEWVRLLALAGTPEQVRDRIDELGRAGVTSSLFIPAGPDPMAALTRLAAVL, from the coding sequence ATGACCACTATTCGCCCGCGGATGGGCGTGGTTCTCCCACGCGACCTTCCGTCTCCCCTCGTCCTCGAGTACGCCCGCACAGCCGAGCGGTTGGGCTTCGACGAGCTCTGGGTCGTGGAGGACCTTGGCTACCGCGGCGGACTGGTCCAGGCGACCGCGGTCCTGGGTGTCACCACCCGCATTCGAGTCGGCATCGGCATCCTCCCCGCCGCCGTCCGCAACGTCGCCTTCGCCGCCATGGAGATCGCCACGCTCGAACAGCTCTTTCCCGGCCGCACGGACGTCGGCATCGGCCACGGCATGCCCGGCTGGTTGCGTCAGGCCGGCTGCTGGCCGGAGCGGCCGCTGACGTTCCTCTCCGAGTACGTGACCGCGCTCCGGGCGCTGCTCGGCGGCGCCGAGGCCGGCGGCGTGCGTCTCGATCCCTCGGCGGTGCCCGCCGCCGTGCCGCCGTTGCTGCTCGGGGTACGTGGACCTCGGTCGCTCGCCCTGGCCGGCCAGATCGCGGACGGCACGATCCTGGCCGAGCCCGTCACACCGGAGTACACGGCGGCCGCGCTGGAATCGATCGCACCCACGGGCGAGCACAGTGTGGTGACGTACAACATCGGCGCCGTCGACGACGACCCGCACGCGGCGGTGGAGGCGGTGCGCCCCGGCCTGGAGTGGATCGGCGAGGCGGACTGGGCCCCCCACCTGGCGCCGCTGCCCTTCGCCGAGGAGTTCGCCGCACTGAGGGCCCGGTGCTCCACGCGGGAGGAGTTCGTCGCGCGGATGCCCGAGGAGTGGGTCCGCTTGCTCGCCCTGGCCGGTACTCCCGAGCAGGTGCGCGACCGGATCGACGAGCTCGGCCGCGCGGGCGTGACCTCGAGCCTGTTCATCCCCGCCGGTCCCGACCCCATGGCCGCGCTCACCCGCCTAGCAGCTGTGCTGTGA